The Deltaproteobacteria bacterium DNA window CCGCCGTAAACGAAAAGGGCGCCGCCCGATCGCGGGGCGGCGCCCGGGGAACGGTTCCTGCGCCGTCCTCAGCGGATGACGACCTCCTTGTTCATCAGCTTGAAGATCACGATGATGAGAATGACGAGGATCGCCAGAAAGATGAGTATCTCCAGACCGCTGTCCGTCCCCGCCGCCGCCCGGTCGGTCAGCGACGCCAGCCGGTGCAGATCCTGCGCGCTCATCGCCTTGACCTTCGACATCGCCTCCGCGGGCGACACCCCGTAGTCGACCAGCTTCTGGACGACGACCTTGTTCTCGAGGAACGACTGGACCTTGGCCATCTCCTCGACCCGGCTCCCCGCGTCGGAGAGGTTGGAGGCGATCACGCCCGCCTCGGCGACCCCCCGGACCGACCCGAGCACGCCCATCCACCCGGCCATCATCACCGCCACCACCACGAACCAGCCTGCCTTGCGCACCATCGCCATCGCATACCCCCCCATCACGTTATCCTGCAAGGAAACACCGTTCTCTATTGCGGTCATTCTGTCAGATATCCCGCGGCCCGGTCAACCCCGCAGCGCGTTCACTCGAGGACGCGGATCGGCATCACGATCATCGGGTAGCCGGAAAACACGAGCTTTTTCTGTACGATAAACGCCGTCTGGTTGTGGAGCAGCTTGTTGAAGAAGTTTTCCTCCTGGAAGACGAGCTGCCCGGCGAAGAAGACGACGTTGGGGAAATCGGCCGCCACCTCCGTCGCCATCCCCTGCAGGACCTCGATGACGTCCGTGCCCACCCGGTGGCGCGCCTCGCCGTAGTACCCGTGTCCCTTCACGAACTCGACGTAGTTCGCGAGCTGCCCCCGCAGATTTTCCGAGAGGTTCTCGATCTCCGCCACCCCCTTGAACCGGCTCGTGTCGATCACGCCCACCGACAGGAACACGAAGTTCCGGAACGTCCCGGGGAAGGACCGGATGATCGAGAAGAAGACGTGCATCCCGAGGCCGTTGTACCCGGACACGAGGATGGCGGCGGTGGGGGCCTGCCGCCGCACCATCGGCTCCTGGGCGGTCGCCGTCGTCGGAGAGGGCAGGTTGAGGAGCAGGTCGTCGAGGTGCCGGAGATGCCCGGCCGCCTTGCGGTAGTGGCTTCGGACGATGAACGCCGCCGCGCAGAACGACCCCGTGATCAGCAGCGTGATCCAGCCGCCCTCGGGGAACTTCATCCAGATGGTGACGCAGAGGATCGACGCGGTGAGGAGGAAGCCGAGCCCGTTGATCGCCAGCCCGGATCTCCACTTTCCCGCCGATGCGCGGTCCTGCCACCAGTGCCGGCACATCCCGAACTGCGACAGGCTGAAGGTCAGGAAGACGTTGATCGAGTACATGATGACGAGGTGCCGGACGGAGCCGCCGGTGATGAAGAGCATCAGGAACGCCATCCCCCCCATGAAGTAGACCCCGTACTTCATCACCAGCCGCTCGGAGAGGTGGGCGAACCGGTGGGGCATGTAGGAGTCGACCGCCATGTTGGAGAGGACCTGCGGCCCGCCGAGGAAGCCGGTCTGGGCCGCGACGAACAGCAGCACCGCCTCGGTGAAGAGGACGAAGGCGATCAGCAGCCGGGCGCCGCTCCCGTTCCACAGGCCCTCGATCAGCCCCCCGAACAGGACGGCGTTCAGCGTCTTTCCCGGGGCGGGGGTGACGCCGTTCAGCACGTATCCGAGGATGATGCCGCCCGCCATGAAGGCGAGGGAGAAGGCCAGGTACGCCATCGCGCGCTTCCCCGTCTGCACGCGCGGCTCCCGCAGCGTCTGCATCGAGTTGCTCACCGCCTCGATCCCGGTGTACGTGCCGGCGCCCATCGAGTAGGCCCGAAGCAGCAGCGCCCCGACCCCCAGCCAGCCGATTTCCCGGGACGCGGCGGAAAGGTCGGCGGACACGCGGGCGGCCACGGCGGGAAGGTCGCCGGTGTGCCGGAACACGGCGTAGAGGATCAGCGGGATGTGGGTGAGCAGGAAGGCGATGAAGATCGGCGTGAGGGCGACGACCGATTCCTTGACCCCCCGCAGGTTGATCCAGATAAGGAAGAAAAGGATGAAGACGATGAACCAGAACTTGTAGGCGAGCCACGGCGGCGGAAGGAAGCTGAAGATGGCGTCCGCCCCCGCCGCGACCGAGATCGTGATCGTCAGGACGTAGTCGATGACGAGCGCCGACCCCGAGACCACCCCCGCCTTCTCCCCGAGAAGCTTCGACGCGACGATGTACCCGCCGCCGCCGGAGGGGAACGCCTCGATGATCTGCGCGTAGCTGCCGGAGATGATGAAGACGGTGAGCACCGTGGCCGCCGCCACGAAGAGCGCGAGGACGGTGTGCCCCCCGAGGGCGAGGTACGCCTCCTCCGGTCCGTACGAGGAGGAGGAGATCCCGTCCGCCCCCAACCCGACCCAGGCAAAGAAGGCGATGAGGGAGACGTTGTGAAAGATCTTCGGATCAAAGAGGTCCCGGGGGGCCCCGAGCAGAACACGCTTCACCCGCCGGTACAGAGAATCGTTTTCCATCGGTGTCTTCATCTTCCTGGAAAGGGAATCCGGGGCCGGCCGAGGAGACGAGTATACACCGGTTCAGACGTTGCGGTCATCCGGCGAGGAGGACATCCGGTAGAGGAGGACCAGCAGGTTGTGCAATCCCCCCTTCTGGTCGTTGACGAAGTTCCGATACGTCGCCGCGCGGACGAACCCCATCTTCTCGAACGCGCGGACCGCGGCCGCCTGCTCCTCGATCACCTCCGCCATCAGGAAGTGTAGGGCGGATTTCTCTCCGATGTGCCGCAGTTCGCGGACCATGGCGGTGCCGAGCCCGAGGTGCCGGTAGTCGGGGGCGATCTGGACGCGGACGACTCCGACGCGCTGCTTCCACCCCGTCCTCTGGCGGTGAAGCGTGGCGTCCCCCACGACGCGGTCCCCTTCGAGGGCGAGGATCGGAAGGACGAGGCCGTAGTCGAGGGTGTCCGCCCAATGCTGCACCACCTCGCAGCGGCTGACATCCTGGCGGAAGAACATCTTGTCCTCGGGGGGGACCTGCTGGAAGAAGACCCACAGACGGTCCACGTCGTCCCGACCCATCGGCCGGAAGACCAGTGTCACCCCGCTGCGCAGGGTGACCTCCCTCGGGTACCGATCGAGATCGATCATCTCAGGGCCCCTCCTACCACTCGTCCCGGAACGGGACCTCGACGACATCGTACCACTCCGCGAAGTCCATCGGCTGGTGCGGCGGGAGCCCTTTTTCGTGGAGGAGGTCGTCGATCGCCCGGTGCGCGTAGGAGAGGGCGTTGTCCATGAGGCGAAGCACGTCCGGGGCCTCCTCGCGTGGATCGGCGGTCCGGTGCGCCTTGATCGCTTCGTTGAGGTCCCGTGCGGCGGCGGGGAGGTCGTGGCCCGCCAGTTCTCTCCCGATCGCGTCGAGGTGGCGGCCGATCCCGTGATACCCCCGGCGGGTCTCCAGGGGGGGGGGCGTCGATGCGGCGCCACGCCCCGAAGTAGATCGCGTCGTGCCCGGCCCGCAACGCCGCATACGCCAACCCGTCGTAGGGACATCCCGGCGTCCCGCCGGGGTCGGAGCCGCCCCTCTGCGCCCCCCCCCGCAGCACCGCGCCGCAGTGGGGACAATGATCATCGGTCCCCGCCATCCGGAGATTATCTCAGCGGAAAGGGACCCCCGCAACGGGATTCATCGCGGTGTTCATCGCGGCAATCGGGAGAGCACGTGTTGGCGCAGCATCTCGGGTGAGGTCCCCGCCCCCACCGAAAGATGAGGAAGGTGCACGTTCCCCTCGATGGCGCGCAGGATCCCCTTCCACCGCAGCGTCGCCTCCCCGGACCTCCCCATCCCGTGGAGACACTCCGCCGCCTCCATCTCCGCAAAGATGAACCGCGGGTCCCGTTCGAGGGCGCGCTCGGCGTGATAGAGCGCCTCCGCGTGCCGTCCATGGCCGCGAAGAAGGAACGCCATCAGGTATTCGGCCTCCGGGCACCCCGGATCGAGGGCGGCCGCCTGGCGGCACATCGCGACGGCATCCTCGAGGCGCCCCTCGTCGGCCAGCCGCTCCGCCGAAAGGACCAGTTTCATCGCGGGAGAGGAATCGGCCACGGGAGGAGGAGGAGGCTCCGTGCGCGGGATTCCCCGCCGCGGGGCGCTCGAACCGGAGGAACGGGGCGCGGCGGCAGGACGGTGCGGGCAGATCGAAGCGCGCGGCTTCCTGTAGTAGAAAATCTTCTCCCGCTCCTCCAGGCGGAACACCTCCGAAATCCCCCACAACGTTTCGGAGTGTCCGAGGAAGAGGACCCCGCCGTCGAAGAGACTTTCGTGAAACCGCTCGACGAGCCGGCGCGTGGTGTCCGACCGGAAGTAGATCATCACGTTCCGGCAGAAGATCGCCGCGTACCGCGCGGAGGGGAGAGGATCGGAGAGAAAATCGATCAGGTTCCGCTCTTCGAAGTCGACCAGCCGCCGCACGGCATCCGTCACCCGGTACCGCCCGTCCTTCATCGACGTGAACCAGGTCTCCTTGATCCGGCCCGGAAGGTTCCGCAACGCCTGCGCGGGATAGATCCCCTCCCTGGCCGCATCGATGAACCGCGGGTGAAGGTCGGTGGCGCGGACCCAGACCGGGGCGGCGTGCCGCCCGCGGGATCCCTCCAGGGCGGCGATGGCGACGGAGTACGCCTCCTCGCCCGTGGCGCACCCGGCGCACCAGATAGGAAGCGGGGATACGAACCCCGGCTCGAGCAGCCCCGGGAGAATCGCCTTCTCGAACGCCTGGAAGAGAGCCGGAGTCCGGAAAAAGCTCGTTTCCCCAACGAGGAGTTCCGACACCAGGTCGCGCCGCTCCGCGGCCGCGCCTTCTCCTTCCGATACGAACGCAAGGTAATCCGACCCCTCGTCGATCCCGAGGTTCTCCATCCGTCCCCGGACCACGGCGGCGAGGTGCGAAAGCTTCGCGTCGTTCAGCACGACACCGCTCTCCGCTTCGACCAGGTTCCGCAGCATATTGAGCAGCTCCGGGGGGATGGGGGCCCGCGCGCGCACCGGTGTCATCACGGATCTTTCGCGGGGCTGCACACCACGCGGTTTCGCCCCCCGCGCTTGGCGGAATAAAGCGCCTGATCGGCGCGCCCGATCACGGTTTTCTCCGTCCCCTCCGTTCCCGGGAGGTAATCCGCAACGCCGACGCTCACGGTGCAGCGGATCAACGGCGCCGGCGCGGCGAACACCTTCCGCTCCACCGCCTCCCGGATCCGTTCTCCCACGATGACCGCCTCGGGAAGCCGGGTCCGGAGGAGGAAGACGACGAACTCCTCGCCGCCGTACCGGGCGGGAAGGTCGGTGAGGCGGACCGCCTCCAGGAAGATCGCGGCCATTTCCCGCAGGACGGTGTCTCCAACGGGATGCCCGTAGACGTCGTTGATCTTCTTGAAATGGTCGATATCCATCATCAGGATGGAGTATGGATCGTTGTGGCGGCGGGCGCGGGAGTGCTCCCGCTGCGCCTGTTCCCGGAAGTGGCGGACGTTCGTGAGCCCCGTCAACCCGTCCGTCACGGAGATCCGCGCGATCTGCCGGTACAGCCAGGCGTTTTCGAGGACCATGAACGCCTGCCGGAGGAGGGTCTCCTTCGTCGCCGCGCCGTCCAGGGCCGCACCCTCGATCCCCGAGTACACCGCCATAACCCCCTTGACCATTTCCCCCGCGCGGACCACGCAGACGGCCCGGGGCACAAGCGATCCGGGCGCGACGCCGTCGGAGCCGCGGAATCCCCCCTGGATGCCGGTCCAGACAGCGCGGTCCGGGGCGAAGGGAACGCCGGCCCCGTCGCGGAGCCGCTCCGTCCTCTGCCGGACCACCGCCCGGAACGGATCCCCCGCTTCGTCGGGGAAGACGGAGACGCCCTCCGAGTAGACGCCGTCGGAGAAGACCGCCCCCATCGCCTCGGCGGGAGCGATCTCCCGGAGAAGACGGAACAACTCCCTGGCCGTCGCCTCGAAGTCGTCCACGTCGCGGCCCACGTGCGCGATCTCGTTCAACAGGCTCGCCTCGAACAGCGTCGCCTCGAGGACGCCGTTGACCCGGGAAAGGATTTCGATGTCGTCCGGAGGCGCGCGCCCCGGATCGGCTCCATCCTCCGGCCGCGGCGCCTTTCCCGCGAGGCACTCCCGGACCGCGGCCAAGGCTTCCTCCGGGGAGACGTCCCACAGCAGACAACGGTCCGCGCCCGCGCGGGCCGCGTGGAGCCGGTCCGCGCCCGCTTCCTCCGACGTGAGCAGGATCACCGGGACATCCCGGGTCGAGGGCTCGGCCTTGAGCAGGCGGCACGCCTGGATACCGTCCAGCCGGGGCAGCCGGGTCGACATCACCACGATGTCCGGGACGCGCAGTAAAGCGGCCCGCACCCCCTTCACCCCGTCGCCGGCCGTTTCGATCGCGTACCCCGCCGAGCCGAGGAGCCAGGAGAGCATCTCGGTGACCGTCTCGCTGTCGTCCACAAGGAGAACGCGGAACACGTCAGGCACGACCGCCCCCCTCCCGGCGCGCGGACCGTTCGGCCATCCGCCGCAGCAGTTCCGACATGGCCGCCGGGGTCATCGACCGGTTGACGGCGCCGCGACGAACGGCCTCGCGGGGCATCCCGAAGACGACGCACGTCTCCTCGTCCTGCGCGAGGGTGAACCCTCCGGCACGGCGGATGTCGAGGAGCCCCTCGGCCCCGTCCGATCCCATCCCGGTGAGGAGAGCGCCGATGCACTTCGGCCCATAGACGGAGGCCAGGGAGGACAGGAGCGTGTCCGCCGACGGGAGGTGCACTCCGCGCGGTTTCCGGGAGGTCGCCCGGACCGCGCCGCCGGGCAGCGCCTCGAGCTGCCGTCCTTCCGGGGCGATCAGGATCGACCCCGGCACGGCCCGATCTTCCTCGTTCGCGACCCGGACGTCGAGAGGGGTGTGCTGCCGGAGCCACTCGACGAACCCGGCGGTGAACCCCGCGGTGATGTGCTGCACAACGAGGATCGGGAACGGAAAGTCGGCCGGGAGCCGGGAGAACAGTTCGCGCAGCGCCGTCGGACCGCCCGTCGACGCCCCGACGCCCAGCACCTCGAAGCGCGTCCCGTCGGACGGGCCCGCAGGCACACCCCGCTCGCGGGACGCCGCGACGGCCCCTCGCAGATGCCGCACCACCGCCACGCGGGAAGCGGACCGGATCTTCTTCCGCAGCACGCGGGAGCAGTCGGTCACCGCCCCCGCCCCGCCGAGGTCCGGCTTCGCCATCACATCAAGGGCACCGGCGGCCAGCATCTCGATGGACGCCTCCGCCTCCCCTCCCCAAGTGGACGCCGAAAAAGCGATGATGGGGACGGCCACCGAGGCCATGATCCTCCCGGTCGCCTCGATCCCGTCCATCCCCGGCATCTGGACATCCATCAGGATCACGCCGGGGCGAAGCGTCCGCGCCATCTCCACGGCTTCCCCGCCGGTTCCCGCCTCGCCGACGATCCGGATCCCCGCGTCCCCCTCCACCATCGCCCGGATGACGGAGCGGATGGAAGGGGAGTCATCGACGACCAGAAGGCGGATCGGGTCTCCCGGCGCCGGAGAGGACGTCATCCGCCGACGCCCCGCCCGAGGATGCTCCCGATCATCGCCGCCATCCGGTCGGGAGTGAACTCCTCCCGTGTCACGCACCCCTTCGCGCCCGCCGCCCTCGCCCGCACCAGGTCCTCCCGGTGCTCCTTCGATGCGACGAGGATGAAGGGGAGGTCCCGCGTGTAGTCGGTTTTTCGCGCCTCCGCGAGCAGCTGGATGCCGTCCATCCCCGCCATCCGGGAGCCCGCGACGACGACGTGGTACCGCTTGTGCGAAAACCGCTCGAGCGCGGCCTTCCCGCCGGACGCCGTCTCCACCCGGTATCCGGAGGAGAAGAGGATCCGCTGCTGCATCTCGCGAACGAGAAGGGAATCGTCCACGACGAGGATGTCGGCGTCGATCCCGGGCCGCCCCCCCTCCCCCACTCCCTCGGGAGACGTCTCCGCGTGCAGGCGCACCGCGGTCACCAGATCGTAGACGTCCAGCAGCAGCGCCACCTCGCCGGTTCCGAGGATGGTCGACCCCATGAACAGGGGAACCTTCCCGAGGTACTTCCCAAGGTCCCGGACGACGACTTCGCACTCCCCCTCGACCCGGTCGATCACCAGGGCGATCCGCTTCCCGGACTGGCGGACCATCACCGCGAGGTACCGATCCCCGGCCCCGCGGGCATCGGGAAGACCGAGGAGCCGGTTCAACCAGACGAGCGGAACCGGGGTCTCGCCCAGACGGAGGGACTTCCGCCCCTCCACCGTGACGACGTCGCGGTCCGCGAAGGAGTGGACCCCGTCGGCGTGCATGATCGGTAGGGCAAAATATTGATCGCCGGAGAGGAAGAGAAGGACCCGAGAGACCGCCATGCTGAACGGGAGCTCCATGACCACCCGGGTCCCCTTGCCCGGATTGGAGTGAACCTCCGAGGTCCCGTTGAACCGCTCGGCCGTAACGCGGACCACGTCCATCCCGATCCCGAGACCGGAGATCCCGGTCATCGTCTTCGCGGTGCTGAAGCCGGTGCGAAACACGAAGTCGATCAGTTCCCGATCGTCCAGCCGCCACGCGGCCTTCTCGCTGATCATCCCCTTGCGGATCGCCGCCTCGCGAACCTCGTTCGGGTTGATCCCGCGGCCGTCGTCCTCCACCTCGAGGACGACCCGCCCCTTCTTCGGCGTCGCGGTGATCACGATCCGCCCTTTCCGGGACTTCCCTGCCCGCTCCCGTTCCGCGGGGGCCTCGATCCCGTGGTCGACCGCATTCCGCAGGATGTGGGTCAGCGGCTCGGCGAGAGCCTCCGCCACCTTCCGGTCGATCTCGGTCTTGCCGCCGCGGACCAGCACCTCCACGTCTTTTCCCAGCTCCCTCGCGAGCGCCCCCGCCATGGGATGGAACGAGTCGAACAACGGCGAGAGCGGAACCATCCGGATGGCCATGACCTCTGACCGGAGTTCCTCGAGGTTTTGCGACAGCGCCGTGGCCACGACGCTTTCGCGGCGTTTCAGTTCCGACCGCTGGGTCCCGACCTCCTGGAACGCCGATTTCCCTTCCTCGATAAAAGGGGTGACCCTCCGGGCGAACGCCGGGGAGAGATCCCCTTGGGCAAGGCCGTCCTGGACCGCGGCCAGCAAGGCCGCGGCCGTCCGGCGGTAGAAGAATCCGAGCTCGCTGAGCCGCTCCCGCAGTTCCAATTCCCGCTGGTGGTGGGCGATGGCGTTCGTCAGGAGATTCGAGATCGACTCGAGCCGGGCCGGATCCACCCGTGTCCCGGTTTGGCGGTCGGCGTACCCGGAGTGGGGGGAGAGCAACGCGGGAGTACCCGTCATTGGGGCGGGCGCCGGGGCCGCGGCGACCGCCGGGGCCGGCGCTTCGAGCGCAACGGGTACTTCCACGAAGACCTGCGCCAGCTTCAGCCGGTCGAGGACCGACTCGACGTCGATCGGCTCCCGGGGCGGCTGGGAGAGGGCGTCCACCAGCCTCGACAGCGTGTCGAGGGTGACGAACAGGGCGTCGGTCAGGTCCTGGTTGGCGAGGATCGCCTTGTCCCTGCGGCGCGTCAGCGCCTCCTCGAACCGGTGCGAGAGCTCCGAAATCTTCGAGAAGCCGAGCATCCGCGCGGCGCCCTTCAGCGTGTGCGCCTCCCGGAGGATGTCGCTCTCGAGTTTTCCGTCCCCCGGGTTTTTCCCGAGGTAGACGAGCCCCCCGTTCAGCCTCCCGAGGCGGGCCTTCGCCTCCCGGGCGAACTGTTCCCGGAACTGCGACAGGTCGATTTTCTTCTCCTCGCCCATGTCGCTCCTATACCCGGAAGACGGCGGTCTTTTCCTGGAGTGTGCCGGCCATCTCCCGGAGCCGCGACGCCGACGCCGACGACTCCTTCATCTTCGACGCCGTCACCCGCACCATCTCCTCGATCTGTCGCATCGCCTGCACCACCTGCTCGTTCGCGCTCGTCTGCTGGTGCGTCGCCAGGGAGATCTGCGTGCTCGCCTCCGACGTCCGCTCGATCGTCTCGATGATCTCCGAAAACGCCTCCGACGACAGGCGGATCGTCTCCTTCCAACGCTCCACTTCCCGCATCCCCTGCTCCGTCGCCTCCACCGAGCTGTTCGTCGCCGACTGGATCTCCGTGATGATCCCCCGGATCGTCTCGGTCGACTCCCGCGTCTTCTCCGCAAGACGACGAACCTCCGACGCCACCACCGCGAACCGCCGGCCGTGCTCCCCCGCCGCCGCCGACTCGATCGCCGCGTTCAGCGCCAGCAGGTGGATCTCGCTCGCGATCTCCTTGATGATCTCCATCACCTTCCCGATCTCGTGCGACTTCTCCCCCAGGAACAGCGTCTTCCGCGCGATGTCCCCCACCCGCTCCTTGATCTGCGCCATCGCCTCGACCCCTTCCCGGCCGAGCGTCGTCCCCGCCTGCGCCACCTCGACCGACTTCGACGCCGCCTCCTGCACCGACTCCGCGTTCTGCGCGATCTGGCGAGACGTCCGCGACAGCTCCTCCATCGTCGCCGTCACCTCCGCCACCGACGTCGCCTGCTGCGACGCGCTCGCCGCCTGCTCCTGGATCACCGTCATGAAGTTCGAGGAGAACGTCCCAACGCTCGCACCCGTCTCCTGGATCTGTCCCAGGACCGCACGGAGGTGCTCCGCCATCGCGTTGAAGTCCCGGGCCAGCGCCCGGATCTCCTCGAAACCCTCCTCCGGGACCTTCTCCCGAAGCTCGCCCCGCGCGACCTCGCGCGTCATCTTCCCCAGCCGGGTGAGGCCGGAGACGACATGCGTGGTGAACGGCCGGGTGCTCACCAGGGAAACGGCGAGCACGAGGAAGCCGATGAGGGCCAGCCGCCGCATGAGCTTGCCCAGGATGTTGTCCGCCTCCCGGTAGTTCAGACCGATGATCATCGTCCCCGCCGGTTTTCCTTCCACCAGGATCGGAGCCGCCACCTCCAGGATGCGCTCCCCCCGATACGTGGTGCCCTGCCGCGTGGCACCCCCCGCTCCCGGTGGAACCACGCCCTTGCCGCTCCACGGCTTCTCCACCTGGGTCGGGTCGGAGTGGGCCAGGAAGGCCCCGTTGGGGTCTGCCACTGCGACGTAGGAGACCTCCGGCAATTGTTTCGGGAACTCCGCGATGTCGTTCTGGATGGAGTTGTTCATGCCCAGGAGGAGGTAGCCGGATACGGAACCCTGAATCATCTTTAGCCGCTCTTCCCCTCGCCGGGCGAGCCCTTCCGCAAGCGTGTCCCGGACGAAGGTGTAGGGGGAGACCGTAAAGAGCGCCGTCACCGCGACGACATACAGGGTGAACGACAGCATCAGCCGCAACGCCAGGCTGTTCCACGAAATTTTCCATCCCGCCATGATTCGATCTCCTCCCGTTTCGTTCCGCGGTTTCCCGCGCTCGCCGTATCAATACAACAGGTACATCCCCCGCTCGGTGAGCCCCACCGCCCACGGCTTCTCCCCCGTGATCCGCTCCCGCAGCACCTCGGGGACCGGCCGGATCTCCCGGGCCGATAGGGCCACGGACCCGAGGACCTCGCGGCATATGACTTCGCGTGGCGAACCCAGCCGGCCGAGCCGGACGAGGTATCCCCGCGGCTCGCCCGCGACCTCCTCCACGCGCACGACGTCCCGGCAATCGTAGCCGCGGAGCGCCGCCCCGTCGTCGACGACGAGGAGATCGACGGACCCGGCCGTCACGGGTTCAGGCACGCCGACGGCGACAGCAGGCCGGCGAATTGCCCGCCGCACGCCACCGTCCCCTCGAAGAGGCGGGCCCGGGACGGATCGACCGAATCGAGCACCGGGTGGACGGAGGAGGCCGGAAGTTCCGCCACGTCCCGGACCGCGTCGACCAAAAATCCCGCTTCCTTCCCTCCGTGCTGGAGGACGACGATGAATTTCC harbors:
- a CDS encoding PA2779 family protein, yielding MGGYAMAMVRKAGWFVVVAVMMAGWMGVLGSVRGVAEAGVIASNLSDAGSRVEEMAKVQSFLENKVVVQKLVDYGVSPAEAMSKVKAMSAQDLHRLASLTDRAAAGTDSGLEILIFLAILVILIIVIFKLMNKEVVIR
- a CDS encoding APC family permease; translated protein: MENDSLYRRVKRVLLGAPRDLFDPKIFHNVSLIAFFAWVGLGADGISSSSYGPEEAYLALGGHTVLALFVAAATVLTVFIISGSYAQIIEAFPSGGGGYIVASKLLGEKAGVVSGSALVIDYVLTITISVAAGADAIFSFLPPPWLAYKFWFIVFILFFLIWINLRGVKESVVALTPIFIAFLLTHIPLILYAVFRHTGDLPAVAARVSADLSAASREIGWLGVGALLLRAYSMGAGTYTGIEAVSNSMQTLREPRVQTGKRAMAYLAFSLAFMAGGIILGYVLNGVTPAPGKTLNAVLFGGLIEGLWNGSGARLLIAFVLFTEAVLLFVAAQTGFLGGPQVLSNMAVDSYMPHRFAHLSERLVMKYGVYFMGGMAFLMLFITGGSVRHLVIMYSINVFLTFSLSQFGMCRHWWQDRASAGKWRSGLAINGLGFLLTASILCVTIWMKFPEGGWITLLITGSFCAAAFIVRSHYRKAAGHLRHLDDLLLNLPSPTTATAQEPMVRRQAPTAAILVSGYNGLGMHVFFSIIRSFPGTFRNFVFLSVGVIDTSRFKGVAEIENLSENLRGQLANYVEFVKGHGYYGEARHRVGTDVIEVLQGMATEVAADFPNVVFFAGQLVFQEENFFNKLLHNQTAFIVQKKLVFSGYPMIVMPIRVLE
- a CDS encoding GNAT family N-acetyltransferase, with protein sequence MIDLDRYPREVTLRSGVTLVFRPMGRDDVDRLWVFFQQVPPEDKMFFRQDVSRCEVVQHWADTLDYGLVLPILALEGDRVVGDATLHRQRTGWKQRVGVVRVQIAPDYRHLGLGTAMVRELRHIGEKSALHFLMAEVIEEQAAAVRAFEKMGFVRAATYRNFVNDQKGGLHNLLVLLYRMSSSPDDRNV
- a CDS encoding diguanylate cyclase, with amino-acid sequence MPDVFRVLLVDDSETVTEMLSWLLGSAGYAIETAGDGVKGVRAALLRVPDIVVMSTRLPRLDGIQACRLLKAEPSTRDVPVILLTSEEAGADRLHAARAGADRCLLWDVSPEEALAAVRECLAGKAPRPEDGADPGRAPPDDIEILSRVNGVLEATLFEASLLNEIAHVGRDVDDFEATARELFRLLREIAPAEAMGAVFSDGVYSEGVSVFPDEAGDPFRAVVRQRTERLRDGAGVPFAPDRAVWTGIQGGFRGSDGVAPGSLVPRAVCVVRAGEMVKGVMAVYSGIEGAALDGAATKETLLRQAFMVLENAWLYRQIARISVTDGLTGLTNVRHFREQAQREHSRARRHNDPYSILMMDIDHFKKINDVYGHPVGDTVLREMAAIFLEAVRLTDLPARYGGEEFVVFLLRTRLPEAVIVGERIREAVERKVFAAPAPLIRCTVSVGVADYLPGTEGTEKTVIGRADQALYSAKRGGRNRVVCSPAKDP
- the cheB gene encoding chemotaxis-specific protein-glutamate methyltransferase CheB yields the protein MTSSPAPGDPIRLLVVDDSPSIRSVIRAMVEGDAGIRIVGEAGTGGEAVEMARTLRPGVILMDVQMPGMDGIEATGRIMASVAVPIIAFSASTWGGEAEASIEMLAAGALDVMAKPDLGGAGAVTDCSRVLRKKIRSASRVAVVRHLRGAVAASRERGVPAGPSDGTRFEVLGVGASTGGPTALRELFSRLPADFPFPILVVQHITAGFTAGFVEWLRQHTPLDVRVANEEDRAVPGSILIAPEGRQLEALPGGAVRATSRKPRGVHLPSADTLLSSLASVYGPKCIGALLTGMGSDGAEGLLDIRRAGGFTLAQDEETCVVFGMPREAVRRGAVNRSMTPAAMSELLRRMAERSARREGGGRA
- a CDS encoding hybrid sensor histidine kinase/response regulator, which codes for MGEEKKIDLSQFREQFAREAKARLGRLNGGLVYLGKNPGDGKLESDILREAHTLKGAARMLGFSKISELSHRFEEALTRRRDKAILANQDLTDALFVTLDTLSRLVDALSQPPREPIDVESVLDRLKLAQVFVEVPVALEAPAPAVAAAPAPAPMTGTPALLSPHSGYADRQTGTRVDPARLESISNLLTNAIAHHQRELELRERLSELGFFYRRTAAALLAAVQDGLAQGDLSPAFARRVTPFIEEGKSAFQEVGTQRSELKRRESVVATALSQNLEELRSEVMAIRMVPLSPLFDSFHPMAGALARELGKDVEVLVRGGKTEIDRKVAEALAEPLTHILRNAVDHGIEAPAERERAGKSRKGRIVITATPKKGRVVLEVEDDGRGINPNEVREAAIRKGMISEKAAWRLDDRELIDFVFRTGFSTAKTMTGISGLGIGMDVVRVTAERFNGTSEVHSNPGKGTRVVMELPFSMAVSRVLLFLSGDQYFALPIMHADGVHSFADRDVVTVEGRKSLRLGETPVPLVWLNRLLGLPDARGAGDRYLAVMVRQSGKRIALVIDRVEGECEVVVRDLGKYLGKVPLFMGSTILGTGEVALLLDVYDLVTAVRLHAETSPEGVGEGGRPGIDADILVVDDSLLVREMQQRILFSSGYRVETASGGKAALERFSHKRYHVVVAGSRMAGMDGIQLLAEARKTDYTRDLPFILVASKEHREDLVRARAAGAKGCVTREEFTPDRMAAMIGSILGRGVGG
- a CDS encoding methyl-accepting chemotaxis protein — translated: MAGWKISWNSLALRLMLSFTLYVVAVTALFTVSPYTFVRDTLAEGLARRGEERLKMIQGSVSGYLLLGMNNSIQNDIAEFPKQLPEVSYVAVADPNGAFLAHSDPTQVEKPWSGKGVVPPGAGGATRQGTTYRGERILEVAAPILVEGKPAGTMIIGLNYREADNILGKLMRRLALIGFLVLAVSLVSTRPFTTHVVSGLTRLGKMTREVARGELREKVPEEGFEEIRALARDFNAMAEHLRAVLGQIQETGASVGTFSSNFMTVIQEQAASASQQATSVAEVTATMEELSRTSRQIAQNAESVQEAASKSVEVAQAGTTLGREGVEAMAQIKERVGDIARKTLFLGEKSHEIGKVMEIIKEIASEIHLLALNAAIESAAAGEHGRRFAVVASEVRRLAEKTRESTETIRGIITEIQSATNSSVEATEQGMREVERWKETIRLSSEAFSEIIETIERTSEASTQISLATHQQTSANEQVVQAMRQIEEMVRVTASKMKESSASASRLREMAGTLQEKTAVFRV